The genomic stretch AACACGTACCCGGACGGCATTCGTTTTCTTGCCAAAGGAGATATCCCTGCAAGTACGCTCATAACCGACCGATATCCACTTGAACAGACCCAAGAAGCTTTGGAAAGGGCCATTCATAACAAGAGCGGCAGTTTGAAAGTAGTGGTCTATCCTAATGGAATGTAGAATGTAGACTCGTAAGTAGAATGCAGACTCGTAAGTAGAATGCAGACTTGTTAGTGGAGGATGATGATTTTCCAGATGCCGAAGCCTCTCATGAAGGAGATAATAGCTGTTAACTATTAATTTCATAGGAAACAGGTATTTAATTTCATGTAATCTGCTGTGCCATAATGGCTGTAGGTTCTTCTATATGAAGGAGATGAGGTCAGGATGGTACAGCGAACAGGTAAAGGACAGTCTTGGGCATCAGAACATTACGATGAGAAACTTTCTTTTGTATCCGAGATGGGCAGAGGAGTGATCGATTTACTAGAACCCGCAGAGGGGGAACGTATTCTTGATCTTGGCTGTGGAACAGGGGATCTAACACAAGAGATTGCTGCAAGCAAAGCGCTCGTAACAGGGATGGATCTCTCCCCCTCGATGCTGGAGAAAGCACGGATGAAATATCCGAATCTAAATTTTGTAGAGGGAAATGCGGAGCACTTCACGGTACAAGAGCCTATGGATGCGGTCTTCTCTAACGCTGCCTTGCACTGGATGAAGAATGCGGAAGATGTGGTCCAGTGTGTTCATGCTACACTGCGCCCTGGAGGCAGGTTTGTAGCTGAGTTCGGCGGAAAGAATAATGTAGGGACCGTGGTTCAGGCTATCAGCGAAGTGCTGATGGAGCAGGGAATCGATGCGGGAACATTGAACCCTTGGTATTTTCCGAGTATCGGAGAGTACAGCGTTCTTCTTGAAAAACACGGTTTTCGGGTCACGTATGCACTGCATTTCGATAGACCTACCCCGATGCAAGACGGAGAGGGGGGACTCAGGCACTGGCTGGATGGATTTGCAAGCCCCTTCTTCACAGATGTTTCACCTGAGTTCTTGAACAAAGCTTATGATGAGATCGCTGAGCGAACAAAATCGGCCCTATATCATGAGGGGACTTGGAACATCGATTACAAACGTCTTCGTATAAGAGCAATCAAAATATAAATAATCCAGGAAGAATAATGACAAGCTACCTCTACACTGAGTTCCGTGACGAATCTTTGAATCATGCTTCAAGAAGCCGCGGAAAGTGTATAAAAGAGTAACGGGATATTGTCCCATAGAGAGGAGCTTAGACAATGTATGATATTTTACCTGGAGAAAACGAATTCTATGTGGATCAAAATGGAGAAAAGGCAGCAAGCATCGGCTTTATCCCTCGCGGTAAGGATTCAGAAGGTTATGAAGTGATCGACGTCGATCATACCTCTGTATCTGAAGAGCTGCAAGGAAAAGGAGTTGGCGCAGCCTTGGTGAAGAGAATCGTAGAACATGCAAAAGAAAATAATCTGCGTATCGTAGCCACTTGTCCTTTTGCAGAGAGTACAATCAGCAAACATCCTGAGTATCAAGATGTTCTAGCGAAGCAGTAATCGTCGCTAATTATAGATGGATATGAAAAAGACCTGGTTAGATTTCCACTGTAGGTAGCCGTGTAAGGTTACTTGCAGCGGAAAGATTCCAGGTTTTTTTGTGCGGTTTTTAAGCTATGTAAGCCTAATCTTGTATTTTAGATTCCCATTCATCACGCAGCATACTCATCAGAATAAGGTCATAGGCTTTACCTCCGCGAAGCACAGCAGCACGCTTTCTGCCTTCCTCTATAAAACCTGCTTTTTTATATGCATGATAAGCTACTTCGTTATAAGAGATCACTTCAAGACCAACGCGGTTCAAGTTCAGTTCGTGGAAAGCGTAGCGCAGAATAATCTGCAGTGCATCGCTGCCGTAACCTTTTCCCCGATCTTTCGCTTTACCGATGCCGATGGAAAGTTTCGCAGCCTGGTTATTCCATTCAATGCTGTGCAGGGCCACAAATCCGATCAGACGATCTTCATCAATGGTACGAAGCATGAATTCTACACCGTTCTCCATCTTTGCGCTTTTTGGGCCCGCTTCTGCTACGGTTTGCGGAACGGCATAATCGGTATCTAGGTTACGCATATAATCGTAATCTTCTGTATAAGCGGCTAAGGTCTGAGCATCTTGCTGGATTGCGGCTGCGAGGCGAACCTTGCTGCCATGAAACCAGTTGGGATTCGTTGTTGTTTCCAAGGGGGATGGTACACTCCTTTAATATCAAGTTCGTTTATGTACATTATAGCGGGTATTCATATAAATATCTTCCATATAAAGCTTGTCAGTTTAAGTCTAAGCCGTTATCGTTATACTAGATTCATTAAAGTACCGTTGATTAAGAAATGAATGGAGATATAAAATGACAAGCATGAACACAAATCAAGCAGCAAGTTTACTTGAAAAATGGATTGTTTTTCTCGATATGGATAATCCGAAGGCATGGGACAAGGATGAATACAGCTACATCAAAGATAGTTGTAAAATGATCCGATCTTCCGTAAGCTGCCTGCGAGGTAAAAGTCAGGGGAAAGGACCTTCCCGTAAGGAATTGTCTGATCTGCTGGAAGAGTTTATTGAAGAGATTGCGCTGGATGATCCGAATGAATGGGAAAAGGAAAACAAGGATTTTGTGAGTGAAGTGCTGGAAGCAGCAAGATTTACGGTGAAGTTTCTACGCCAAAAATAGCGGAATACGTAAAGAAAGGGATTGCGTTTATATAAACGTAATCCCTTTTTTAATGATAATGGTGATTGATAAGTTAGTTTGATTCCGGAGCCCGCTGATATACAAAATCCTCTTCTGCTTCTTCATCAATCGATCCTGCATCCATATTCATTCCGTAATAGATTTCATCCATCTCAAGTTTGAGCTGCTCTGAAATGTCCTTCTGTTCTTCTTCGCTGAGTGTATCCTTTGTATATCCGAACAGGTAGTTGTTCAGGTCAAATTCTTTCAATTTACATTTGGTATGAAAAATATGATGCTGATATACATTGATATCAATCATATCAAATTGTTGCTGCACACTCTCCGGAATATAGTTCTGAATGGAACTAATATCATGATCAATAAATAACTTCTTGCCGTTAATATCCCGCGTAAAGCCGCGGACCCGGTAATCGATCGTCATAATATCCGTATCAAAAGAATGGATTAAATAGTTCAGTGCCTTCAGCGGTGATATCTCTCCGCAAGTGGATACATCAATATCGGCCCGGAACGTACTGATCCCCTCATGAGGATGGAATTCCGGATACGTATGCACGGTGATATGGCTTTTATCCAGATGCATGACCACATGATCAGGAAGCGGCCCCGGTGATTCCTCAAAAGATTCCTCCCCTGCACCGTCCACAGGTCCTTCCGATACTAGCAGGGTTACGCTGGCTCCTTGGGGAATATAGTCCTGCTTGGCCACATTCAGCACATGGGCTCCAATAATATGGGCAACATTCGTTAAAATTTGAGTTAAACGATCCGCATTATATTGTTCATCAATATATTCAAGATAGGCTTCGCGTTCCTCTCTCGTCTTGGTATAACACACATCATACATATTAAAGCTGAGTGATTTCGTCAAATTGTTGAAACCGTGCAGCTCGATTCTTTGTTCTGGAGTGAGTGTCATATGAGTACCTCCTGTCCCTAGGGTGACTTGGTATCTGTATGTACCTTTATGTATTTACCCACATCGGCATGACCTTAAAGCGTTTTGCCACGATTTAACATGATTTAACTGATTTAATATGTAGTTATTGAGTCTGGGTTTATATGGTAAAGTAGATTAAGAGAATGGAAATGTATAAAGAGTAAAGTGATTTTACATAGGGCTTTCAAAAAATTCATCCGAATCGAGGTAAGACATGCGATATAAGAAGTCTATGATAAAAAGAACTCCACAGAGTCACAGGATCATCTTGTTTCTTCTGGTGCTCCTGCTTTCTTCGAGTCTGTTTCTAAGTGGTTGTGAGGAAACCATTCCTGGGCTGACGAAGTCAAAAATACATAGAGACACGATCAACCATAGTACGAGATTCCATAACTATGAGCTGGGTGATACAGAACATGCGATATTCTATAAACCTGTCAGTCCAGATTTCCTGCTAGAGAAGTATATGATACTCCGCCCAGGACGCCAAATTCAGTTCAGCAGCAAGGACATGCCTTTTGAGGTGGAGAAAGAAGAAGCGTTTCTTGTACAGTACGGCAGTAAGGAATCCCCTAGTTATCAGGTTCAACTGAACTATTATGGAAAAGCAGATGACTATGAACGTTACGGAGATTTGTTTTATAAGATTAACATGATGGAAGTGAAGGAAGATCCTTTTCAATCGCTTACTCCTTACAAGGATGGAGATCAGGATGATTTGCTGAACCGAGTAGATGTGAGTACAGACGAAGAAGGGACAACGTTTTATCACTTCATTCAGACGACAGACAGCTCATATGCGTACAGTTCTTATGTAGAAAATGAGATGGGGGACGTCGGTGTAATGACAACGGCGGCGGATGAAATTATGTTTTACAAAGATGGATTTATGGTCGAGATCGGCTATCTCACCCCTTCAAGGTATAACGGTACGGAACGAGTTCCAAATGAAACGGTAATTGCCGAGATGCTTGCAACCGCTCAGAAGCTTGCGAAGCAGCTTTGATAAGAATAGTAAGATACCGAAGCAGATATAAGAAATATAATATTAAAATATGATATATCAACATGATATAACAATGTTGTTTGGCGGTTTCATATACAGATGAAATTCCTTATCCTTAGAAAAAATAAAAACTCGGATTTCGCATGGAGCGAAGCCCGAGTTTTTAACGTTTATTTTGGCTGATTCTTCTGGAAAGGTCTTAGGAACCCTTTAGGTACAGGACTCTCAAACCGCATGAGTTCGCCTGTTCTCGGATGAGTGAAAGCGAGCACTTTCGCATGCAGTCCAAGTCTGCCGATGCCGCGGCTGCGCGCACCATATTTCTTATCTCCGGCCACCGGATGTCCCATTTCCTCCATATGAACACGGATCTGATTCTTGCGCCCGGTTTCGAGCTGAACTTCCAGTAAGGAATATTCACTTTCCGCCTCCAGCGTTTTGAAATGGGTAATGGCTTTTTGGCCGTTATTAGGGTAAGGCGAAGAGTACATTTTGAGCGTTTTACTCTCTTTTAAGTAGGATGTGATGGTACCTTGGCTTTGTTTTACTTTACCTTCAACAAGGGCAATGTACGTACGTTCCTCTACGGTATCACGCCAAGTATCTTGGAGTGCCTTCTGAATCTCTTCACGCTTCGCAAATAGCATTACGCCTGATGTATCCCGGTCCAGACGATGAACGATAAAAATACGATTGCTTGGATGTTCTACACGTACATGCGTCATTAATTGACGATAAGCCGTTACTTCTTGCTCCTTATCCGAGGCAACGGACAGTAGTCCGGAATCTTTATGAACGACAATAATGTCTTCATCTTCGTATAGAATGGCAAGTCCCAGAAGGGGAGGGGCTTCTTCTTTTTTCTCACTGATTATGGAAATGGTCATTCCAGGTTTCAGTGCGTAGTTGTATGCTGTTACTGCTTTGCCGTTTACGAGAATTTGTCCTCTCGCCAGCATGGATTTGATCGCATTACGACTCTTAGAGAGATGAGTAAGCAAGTAAGCAAGCAGCTCACCGCTTTCTTCTACAACATAAGATTTAGGTGAATCTGCGGAAAATCCTGTTCTTTTGCTATTTGGACGAGGAGCAGAGTAGGTGCTCCCTTTCGATTTTTTATGTGATTTTGCATGACTTGGCGCCTGGGGACGAGTACTGTAACCATCCTCTGTGCTAAGATGCGGGGCTTGTTTTTTTCGCATGCCTTATGGCCTCCTGATTGGGTAAAAAGATTGTCCGGTTTAGTTCCGATTGTCTTGGTTAATATACCACGTAGAGGGCGGAAATGCACGAATACAGCCCGTTAGCAATTCGCATTCGTTAGATCGATCATGGTAAGCTACTTGTATATAGAATAGAAAAACATCTATAGAGGGAGAATACACAACATGAAGATGAAAAAAATGTGGTTTAAATGGATGGCAGGAATGACTTTAGTCAGCGTATTACTCGCAGGATGCAGTACAACAACGGTAGATAATAACGGAGATGGTTTGAAAGACCAAGATGAACCTCAAGTCATAAAAGTCGGGGTACCTGCCGGTTCCGCGAAGGAAATGGTAGAGAAGACGATGAAAGATCTCGTTGAAAAACAAGGCTCCAAATTGGAAGTTGTCGAGATCAGTAACCCGGATGAATCTTTATCGGAACTGACGAAAGGTTCGATTGATGCTTTTCTAAATACATTTACCAATAACAGTGATAATGCTGTGACATCCATTATTGCCGTGCCGACAGAGCCGCTTGCACTTTATTCGAAAACGGTTGCTGACGAGGATGCTATTGCGAAGAACAGCACGATCTTTCTTCCAGAAGAACCGATTCTGCTGACTCGCTCATTATTAATGCTTGAAGATGAAGGGGTAATTGGGATTCGTACCGGCGCTTCTTACACGGACATGTCAATTGATACGGCGGTAGAGGAGAATCCAAAGAACATTACGCTAAAAACCATGCCCGTAAGCGAATTGGGACAAGCAGTAACAGACGAGAGTACAGAACTCGTGTTGATGCCTGTTACGATGGCAGCAGAAGCTGGATTTACGGATAAAGATGAGCTCGATACAGAGGATATTCCTGAGAATCTGAGCAATCGACTCGTTGTACGTGCAGCAGATCAGAATGCTACCTTTGCCCGTACGCTTAAAGAAGTCGTTCAATCTGCAGAATACAAGAAGCTGCTTGATCAGAACTTCCCAGAATATGACGAGCCAGAGTGGATGGATTAAACAACAGTTCGAATGAATCCATAATTAACTAAATCAATCTCTTACTACAATTAAAATAAAAAGGTACTCCCTTATCGTTCGTACGTGAACGCAAAAAGAAGTACCGAGACTGCAGACAAACTAGCTTACACTAGTCTATCTGCAGTCTTTTTAATTTTTAGCAAATCTCAATCGATCTGATTACTTGTGCTTATTCAAGATATCGAAAATAATGCGTGCGTTATCTGTGTTATCGATCAGTCCCGCAAACCGATCTTTCCCTGGTCCATATGCGTACACAGGAACATCATCGCCTGTATGTCCGCCCGTTGTCCAGCCGGTAAAAGAACGGTTATTAAAGATGGCTTCAATCGCGTTATCAATATCGGTTACCTTTTTCTCTTTCGCTGCATCTTGTACAGACTTGATCTCTTCTGCGGTCAGTTCAAGCTCAATATATTTCTTAAGTGTATCTTCCACAGAACTTCCTGCTGCAATTTGTGCGGCCATAAAATCAGGCGTGCGTTTCGCTGCTTTAATTGGTGCTGCAAGGAAATTGTATTCGCCGTCTTTTCCAAGCGTAAGTCCGCCGGTGGAATGATCGGCTGTAGCAACGACCAGCGTTTCACCATCTTCTTTTGCAAAATCAATAGCGGTCCTAAAAGCCTTCGCAAAGTCTTCCATCTCACTCATCGAACCCACGATATCATTATCATGACCTGCCCAGTCAATCTGGCTGCCTTCGATCATAAGGAAAAATCCATTCTCACTTGTATTCAATCGATTAATCGCCGCATTTGTCATTTCTGCGAGAGAAGGAGTCTCACTCGTACGGTCGATCATTTTATCAAGACCGCCATCGGCAAACAAACCCAGAATTTGGTTGTTGTTATCTTT from Paenibacillus polygoni encodes the following:
- a CDS encoding methyltransferase domain-containing protein, with amino-acid sequence MVQRTGKGQSWASEHYDEKLSFVSEMGRGVIDLLEPAEGERILDLGCGTGDLTQEIAASKALVTGMDLSPSMLEKARMKYPNLNFVEGNAEHFTVQEPMDAVFSNAALHWMKNAEDVVQCVHATLRPGGRFVAEFGGKNNVGTVVQAISEVLMEQGIDAGTLNPWYFPSIGEYSVLLEKHGFRVTYALHFDRPTPMQDGEGGLRHWLDGFASPFFTDVSPEFLNKAYDEIAERTKSALYHEGTWNIDYKRLRIRAIKI
- a CDS encoding GNAT family N-acetyltransferase, translated to MYDILPGENEFYVDQNGEKAASIGFIPRGKDSEGYEVIDVDHTSVSEELQGKGVGAALVKRIVEHAKENNLRIVATCPFAESTISKHPEYQDVLAKQ
- a CDS encoding GNAT family N-acetyltransferase — encoded protein: METTTNPNWFHGSKVRLAAAIQQDAQTLAAYTEDYDYMRNLDTDYAVPQTVAEAGPKSAKMENGVEFMLRTIDEDRLIGFVALHSIEWNNQAAKLSIGIGKAKDRGKGYGSDALQIILRYAFHELNLNRVGLEVISYNEVAYHAYKKAGFIEEGRKRAAVLRGGKAYDLILMSMLRDEWESKIQD
- the speD gene encoding adenosylmethionine decarboxylase, giving the protein MTLTPEQRIELHGFNNLTKSLSFNMYDVCYTKTREEREAYLEYIDEQYNADRLTQILTNVAHIIGAHVLNVAKQDYIPQGASVTLLVSEGPVDGAGEESFEESPGPLPDHVVMHLDKSHITVHTYPEFHPHEGISTFRADIDVSTCGEISPLKALNYLIHSFDTDIMTIDYRVRGFTRDINGKKLFIDHDISSIQNYIPESVQQQFDMIDINVYQHHIFHTKCKLKEFDLNNYLFGYTKDTLSEEEQKDISEQLKLEMDEIYYGMNMDAGSIDEEAEEDFVYQRAPESN
- a CDS encoding RluA family pseudouridine synthase — translated: MRKKQAPHLSTEDGYSTRPQAPSHAKSHKKSKGSTYSAPRPNSKRTGFSADSPKSYVVEESGELLAYLLTHLSKSRNAIKSMLARGQILVNGKAVTAYNYALKPGMTISIISEKKEEAPPLLGLAILYEDEDIIVVHKDSGLLSVASDKEQEVTAYRQLMTHVRVEHPSNRIFIVHRLDRDTSGVMLFAKREEIQKALQDTWRDTVEERTYIALVEGKVKQSQGTITSYLKESKTLKMYSSPYPNNGQKAITHFKTLEAESEYSLLEVQLETGRKNQIRVHMEEMGHPVAGDKKYGARSRGIGRLGLHAKVLAFTHPRTGELMRFESPVPKGFLRPFQKNQPK
- a CDS encoding MetQ/NlpA family ABC transporter substrate-binding protein codes for the protein MKMKKMWFKWMAGMTLVSVLLAGCSTTTVDNNGDGLKDQDEPQVIKVGVPAGSAKEMVEKTMKDLVEKQGSKLEVVEISNPDESLSELTKGSIDAFLNTFTNNSDNAVTSIIAVPTEPLALYSKTVADEDAIAKNSTIFLPEEPILLTRSLLMLEDEGVIGIRTGASYTDMSIDTAVEENPKNITLKTMPVSELGQAVTDESTELVLMPVTMAAEAGFTDKDELDTEDIPENLSNRLVVRAADQNATFARTLKEVVQSAEYKKLLDQNFPEYDEPEWMD
- a CDS encoding alkaline phosphatase yields the protein MLHKKTKKLVPAILGITLAASTLLSAGQSHAVDRVNAISVETKKIKNIIFLIGDGMGTPYTTAYRYMKDNPSTPLMEKTEFDPYLIGAQMTYPEDEHQNVTDSASAATAMSAGVKTYNAAIAVDNDHSEVKTVLERAKENGKATGLVATSEITHATPAAFGAHDISRKNMDAIADDYFDELVNGKHKVDVLLGGGKSNFVREDRDLTKEFQRAGFSYVTDRSALLKDNNNQILGLFADGGLDKMIDRTSETPSLAEMTNAAINRLNTSENGFFLMIEGSQIDWAGHDNDIVGSMSEMEDFAKAFRTAIDFAKEDGETLVVATADHSTGGLTLGKDGEYNFLAAPIKAAKRTPDFMAAQIAAGSSVEDTLKKYIELELTAEEIKSVQDAAKEKKVTDIDNAIEAIFNNRSFTGWTTGGHTGDDVPVYAYGPGKDRFAGLIDNTDNARIIFDILNKHK